The uncultured Paludibaculum sp. sequence AAGATCATCAGCTCCTTAAAGGGAGGCTCATAACGCTTCAATGGGGCCGCAACCCTGCGGTCGCGGAAATGGCCTGGCCGAGCTAGAAACGGAACTCACGGAGGAGCGGCTTCAATGAGGCCGCAACCCTGCGGTCGCGGAAATGAGGCCCGCGGGGGTAGTGTTTCCGCCCAAGGCAAGTCGCTTCAATGAGGCCGCAACCCTGCGGTCGCGGAAATCTGGCTGGCGGCTCCAGCCGACCCCGGGGAGGGTCGCTTCAATGAGGCCGCAACCCTGCGGTCGCGGAAATAAGACGATGTTGGGGTCGACAGAGGCAGCTAAAGAGGCTTCAATGAGGCCGCAACCCTGCGGTCGCGGAAATAATTCCCGTCCGGTGTCGGGATGACGGGACAGTCGACGCTTCAATGAGGCCGCAACCCTGCGGTCGCGGAAATCTACCGAAAAAGCGACGGTTGGGAATGCAATGGTGTTGCTTCAATGAGGCCGCAACCCTGCGGTCGCGGAAATCCTACCCATCCGTGGATACGCTGGCTGAGAGGATCGGGCTTCAATGAGGCCGCAACCCTGCGGTCGCGGAAATGGTGATGATGCCCTTCCGTTCCTAATCTGAGCAACGCATGCTTCAATGAGGCCGCAACCCTGCGGTCGCGGAAATAGTACGGTCCAATTCTATCCTGTTTTCAAGGACCTGGGCGCTGCTTTGCGAGCGGTGGGCTCCGGCGCGGGCCGGGTGGGCTTCCTCGTAGGCCGAACAGCGGCGTAACTCTCTCAAACTCAGCGACTTGACTGGTCGCGAGCGGTTCCTGGGGTCCGAAATGCATCGGACCGCTCGCTCATCTTGTCACGAAGACGGGGTAGTCGGCAATCTCGCCATCAAGGCGTGAGAGCGACACTTTGCCCGGCACGGACGAAATCGTTGGCGGTGATCATGCCAGTATTGATGGCCGAGAGGACGGCCGAGTCGACGATGAAGGGCGAAACGACTCCAGCAGGTCGTCGAAGCAGCGCTGAATTCGGAGCAAGCACGCGGCGTGCGGGCAGGCTGCCAAATGGCCGATGATGGGAAGGATCGGCATGCGCGAATCCAACTCAGGTCTGACCGCCCTTGAACGTCGACTTGGCGCGGACTGGCAGCATCTCAGGAAAGCCAAAGTCCTGGCGGAAGCCAAGCGCAAGGAGTTGACCAAAGAGCTTCGCGAGCTTACCACCGACGACACGAGCATCGTCGTTTTTGGATCCCTAGCCCGTGACGAGTTTACAGAGGGAAGCGACATTGACTGGACGCTGCTGGTGGACGGAGCGGCCGATCCGAGGCACCTGGATCAAGCCAAAGAGATTGAAGCCGTTGTGCAAAGACTGGCCAAGAAGGGCGTCGGGCGAGAGGGGACCTTCGGGAAACTGGCGTTCAGCCACGATGTGGTACATCAGATCGGCGGGCAGAGCGATAGTAATCAGAACACGACCAGGCGGATTCTCCTGCTGTTGGAGTCCATGGCGGTTGGGCGCACGGAGGCCTACGAACGTGTTGTCAACAGTGTGCTGAGCCGCTACGTATTGGAGGATCGCGGATTCCTGGCGGGCTCCGCCGACCATCACATCCCACGATTCCTACTCAACGACTTCGCACGGTACTGGTGGACGATGGCGGTGGACTTCGCCTACAAGCACAGGACGCGGTTCGGCGAAGGCGCCGCAATTCGCAATTTGAAGCTGCGCATGTCCAGAAAGCTGATCTACGTGTCCGGAATGCTCACGTGTTTCAGTTGCCATCTGGACGCTACGCCATGCTCCGGCGGAGCTTCAGTTCGCGACGCCGCAAGGGCTCCGGAATGTATCCAATGTCTGAGGGCCAAGCTTCAACTGACTCCGCTTGAGGTGATCGCCGGGACGTTCCTGCGTTATCCCCATCTGGACAGCACGGCCCTGGAGCTGTTGAGCGCATACAATGACTTCCTCGGCATTCTCTCCAGTGCGAAATCGCGAAGCAAACTGGAGAAGCTCGGGGAAGCGGAATATGAGCAGGACAGAACCTATCAGAAGGCCCGGAAGTTGAGTCACCACTTCCGCGATGCCTTGGTGAAACTGTTCTTTGATGACAGATCCGGAATCTCGGACCTGACCAAAATATACGGGGTATTCTGATGCGAACCATTGGTTTCTCTACCGGCGCACTGGCCTTCGCTGACTTCGCTCGCGGAGTGTCGATGCTCCACGGGAAGGATGTCCATGCGATTGAGTTGTCCGCGCTACGCCAGGAGGAACTCGGTCCACTTTCCCGCGGATTGGGCGAATTGGACTTGCGGCCGTTCACCTATGTGGCGATCCATGCGCCCAGCAAGTTCCGCAAGCAGGATGAAGCGGCGGTGGTGGAGACACTGCTTGCGTTGACGAAGCGAGGATGGCCCATCATTCTTCACCCTGACGCGATTTTCGACCATGGTCTTTGGAGGCCCCTTGGCGTAAATCTGCTGATTGAAAACATGGACAAGCGGAAACCGGTCGGGCGAACGGCGCCCGAGCTGATGAAGGTCTTCGAGAAGCTGCCGGATGCGGCGTTCTGCTTTGACATTGGCCATGCCCGGCAGGTGGACCCGACGATGACCGCCGCTTACTTTCTGCTGAAGGAGTTTGGCAGCCGCCTGCGGCAGGTGCATATGAGCGAAGTGAATACGCGGAGCACCCATGACCCGCTGTCGTTCGCGTCGATCCTCTCCTTCAAAGAGGTGGCGGATCAAATTCCAGAGAGCGTGCCGATCATTCTGGAGACGCCGGTCGCTGAAGGGCAGATCGTGGCGGAGATGAAGAAGGCGGCGGAAGCACTGCGGATCGGAAGCCGCGAACTCGCTGTTGCTGGATGATGGCCGGGGGCGAGTGGGGTGGTTCGAGTGGGGGTGGGTGTGCGGTGAAGTTGGCGCGCCTTGGAGTTGCGGAAGTGCGCGTAAGCTTCGGCGGCTTGTGCGCATTGTGCTCGCTTCAATGGGGCCGCTGCCTTGGGGGCGCGGAAATGGCCGGATGATGGCCACCTGGACAACGAAATCGTAGCTTCAATGAGGCCGCGACCCTGCGGTCGCGGAAATCCGGAGTCATCGGAAACTTCCAGATGGCGGGAATGAAGCTTCAATGAGGCCGTAACCTCGCGGTCGCGGAAATGCCTGCGACGCCGACACCCCGCTTTGAATCAGGGCGTCGAGCTTCAATGAGGCCGCAACCTCGCGGTCGCGGAAATTCCATGAGTCAACCAAACCACCGCCTGTAAGGCGGAGGCTTGCATCGACGGACTGCAAGTCGCTGTTCCGGCCAGAGGCCGGCTCGAAGTCGCCCCGCTCCCAGCGGGCTTCTCTCTTGTAGAGGGCCTCAACCCTCTACTTTGAAATCGTCGTCCCGATTTTCTGTCTGATCCGCGATGTATTGCGCGATCATCTCGTCGGTGACGTTCCCGGTGCTGCAGCAGAAATAGCCCCGCGCCCACATGTGTTGGCCCCAATAGTGCTTCTTCACGTGTGGGAACTCCAGCATGATCTTGTGCGCCGTCTTCCCCTTCACGTACTGCATCAGCCGGCTGATCGCCACCTGCGGCGGTATCGATACCAGCAAATGCACGTGATCCTTCGAAACATGACCCTTCATGATCTTCACATCGTGGTCCCCGCAGATCTCTCGGATCAGATCCCGGAGCCTCAGCGCCACCTCTCCCGCCAGCACGGGCTTGCGGTACTTCGTCGTCCATACCAAGTCCAGGTGGATTTCATAGACGGTGTGCGCACCGCGTCGATATGATCCCATCCCTCAACACTATCCCGCGGCGCTCCTAGCTGAAGCCGTCGCCTCAAGGCGAGGGCTTGACCCCTCCCAGAGTGAGACAGTCAGTCGGGATGCTTATGCGACAAGGGGACGCTTCAATGGGGCCGCAACCCTGCGGTCGCGGAAATCTTCTCGATGGAAAAACAAACCGGGCACGTG is a genomic window containing:
- the tnpA gene encoding IS200/IS605 family transposase, with product MGSYRRGAHTVYEIHLDLVWTTKYRKPVLAGEVALRLRDLIREICGDHDVKIMKGHVSKDHVHLLVSIPPQVAISRLMQYVKGKTAHKIMLEFPHVKKHYWGQHMWARGYFCCSTGNVTDEMIAQYIADQTENRDDDFKVEG
- a CDS encoding nucleotidyltransferase domain-containing protein encodes the protein MRESNSGLTALERRLGADWQHLRKAKVLAEAKRKELTKELRELTTDDTSIVVFGSLARDEFTEGSDIDWTLLVDGAADPRHLDQAKEIEAVVQRLAKKGVGREGTFGKLAFSHDVVHQIGGQSDSNQNTTRRILLLLESMAVGRTEAYERVVNSVLSRYVLEDRGFLAGSADHHIPRFLLNDFARYWWTMAVDFAYKHRTRFGEGAAIRNLKLRMSRKLIYVSGMLTCFSCHLDATPCSGGASVRDAARAPECIQCLRAKLQLTPLEVIAGTFLRYPHLDSTALELLSAYNDFLGILSSAKSRSKLEKLGEAEYEQDRTYQKARKLSHHFRDALVKLFFDDRSGISDLTKIYGVF